A single window of Paenibacillus sp. SYP-B4298 DNA harbors:
- a CDS encoding DUF4129 domain-containing protein — translation MSRISPGREVLRAVGAGLLELLLFGPALLVIHAYLLLQPSWPLLYLLLAGCYGAGCWVNGRWRLQRMYKLLLFTVPCGMAVAWVSFPHRPLSLVVGGLLCMVALYRGARTEGSSLLNLGACLSGIALYFAASAIFVHVPELEPYAPVLLSAGILALAAVLLVSNRLMLQREAAAGSSERPPRGVRLQNQLQLGLLLLTALALALLPQLDRALAWLREQLSRLLSGLSTGEAEPEEALPQQPELPSDLIEEGRAPSALLQLLERVAGYILTAIIAAVMLWALYQMVRRIPGIGARLRGWLGRLMVRGEGEQQGYSDEMEALPERELRPQAKRRRRDTAGHSWREDMSAQEKVRYLYAAWLRKQQDRGYTPRSHLTPRETVEELGEQRPLERASAEQLLQLYEPARYGGDEPEADAIRRVKAELDQHKRK, via the coding sequence ATGTCCAGAATATCTCCGGGTAGGGAGGTGCTGCGGGCTGTAGGAGCAGGGCTGCTGGAGCTGCTGTTATTTGGGCCTGCATTGCTCGTCATTCATGCTTATCTGCTGCTTCAGCCCTCCTGGCCCCTTCTCTACCTGTTGCTGGCTGGCTGCTACGGCGCAGGCTGCTGGGTGAACGGCCGCTGGCGGCTTCAACGCATGTATAAGCTGCTACTCTTCACAGTGCCCTGTGGGATGGCAGTCGCCTGGGTCAGCTTCCCCCATCGCCCGCTGAGCCTGGTGGTCGGCGGACTGCTGTGTATGGTGGCTTTATATCGGGGAGCAAGGACGGAGGGGAGCAGCCTTCTGAACCTGGGGGCCTGTCTGAGCGGCATTGCGCTCTACTTTGCCGCCTCGGCTATCTTTGTTCACGTACCGGAGCTGGAGCCTTATGCTCCCGTACTGCTGAGTGCAGGCATCCTGGCGCTGGCGGCTGTGCTGCTTGTCTCCAATCGGCTGATGCTGCAGCGGGAAGCTGCGGCAGGGAGCAGCGAGAGGCCGCCGCGCGGCGTTCGACTGCAGAATCAGCTTCAGCTCGGGCTGCTGCTGCTCACTGCGCTTGCACTTGCATTGCTCCCGCAGCTTGATCGTGCGCTAGCCTGGCTGCGCGAGCAACTGTCTCGCCTGTTGAGCGGACTCAGCACTGGCGAGGCAGAGCCGGAGGAGGCATTGCCTCAGCAGCCAGAGCTGCCTTCGGATCTGATCGAGGAGGGACGGGCACCATCTGCCCTGTTGCAGTTGCTGGAGAGAGTGGCCGGATATATCTTGACTGCCATCATCGCCGCGGTTATGCTGTGGGCGCTCTATCAGATGGTACGTCGTATTCCCGGAATCGGAGCGAGACTACGAGGCTGGCTGGGTCGGTTGATGGTACGCGGTGAGGGTGAACAGCAAGGATATAGTGACGAGATGGAGGCACTCCCGGAACGGGAGCTCCGTCCGCAGGCCAAACGGCGCCGCAGGGATACGGCGGGTCATAGTTGGCGGGAGGATATGAGTGCCCAGGAAAAGGTGCGCTATCTGTACGCTGCCTGGCTGCGTAAGCAGCAGGATCGCGGCTATACCCCGCGCAGCCATCTCACGCCGCGAGAGACAGTCGAGGAGCTGGGGGAGCAGCGTCCGCTAGAGCGGGCAAGTGCCGAGCAATTGCTACAGCTCTATGAGCCGGCACGCTATGGAGGAGACGAACCGGAGGCCGACGCAATCCGTCGTGTGAAGGCCGAGCTTGATCAGCATAAGCGCAAGTAA
- a CDS encoding response regulator transcription factor, translating to MSKKLLLAEDEPVLRMLVVDTLEDEGYAIDEACDGDEAYHYITNGHYDLVILDYMMPKMTGIEVIEKVRKLPASEQVKILMLSAKSQQAEQDKVMAAGADGFMSKPFSPLELVDKVEEMLRD from the coding sequence ATGTCTAAGAAGCTGCTGCTGGCAGAAGATGAGCCGGTACTGCGTATGCTTGTGGTCGATACGTTAGAGGATGAGGGATATGCGATTGATGAGGCTTGCGACGGCGACGAAGCCTATCACTATATTACGAACGGTCATTATGATCTGGTGATCCTCGACTATATGATGCCCAAGATGACTGGAATTGAGGTTATTGAGAAAGTAAGGAAGCTGCCTGCCAGCGAACAGGTGAAAATACTGATGCTGTCCGCCAAAAGCCAACAAGCCGAGCAGGACAAGGTAATGGCTGCGGGTGCAGATGGCTTTATGTCCAAGCCATTTAGTCCGCTAGAGCTGGTCGACAAGGTGGAGGAGATGCTGCGTGACTAG
- a CDS encoding ATP-binding protein, with protein sequence MTSWRQLVNGKITRRFSSRMLLSMLFILAGATFVLWSTIHILQKYSEETAAIYAKGELVKELGQYSSEIVMRSRGYFLFLNEYELSELTKLQEQLEVTISSIQQMQLSDRETQMIQDIRQFFQVQFQALLPEAIELAKQGDYEELRRLIPSGESNPVNQMIAYAQEFEHTVSQGAGQAGTKLLSDLTKQGGLFILYILLVLLVSLLSVRRVAVDVGRPLSQLAQQVGQFGRGGRIELEGLDSREDELGKLARSFQQMLSQIQSKEEELLAQNEELQAQQDELQAQQEELQEAIQTLEENEEILKNRNQFIQTLANTLDKGELLYSIIHNVVRYSNFDKGVLVMLSGSRDYASSGISAESAAAFVASLDDSPAARCIETLEPYLLVREASDGERGYHPAGMQSSDLFIPIENSRREVVALLVVTRIGGAITRHDENELLHSCRQVALALAKLEMYEETEQQRQLTRDMINTIQEGIQFINLEGETIEINDKMGEFFDFFQADVFKRGLTLQVLTEQLQKRVVEPAPLVAFIQQVVSGVQRGSQSIQYELNHPQPRHMLLYSEPLYRDDERFGLLLVHRDMTREHEVDRMKSEFVSTVSHELRTPLASVLGFAELLLHRELKPERQRKYIHTIHQEARRLTTLINDFLDLQRMESGKQSYVTETVDMKSLIEEALEAQRVNTSQHELVAEWGELPYTVVGDRDKLRQVLTNLLSNAVKYSPQGGEIHVKCRRDGERLLISVQDQGLGIPREALPKLFNKFYRVDNSDRREIGGTGLGLAIVKEILHQHNGDIAVESCQGVGSTFTIDIPLYEPSVSDLDHDGVAPHSAPVVMLVENDHNLSRMLRDELLGSGFRVELYTEGRKALERLQEQKPDLIVLDLLLEEGIDGWDVIEHMKKSAELTNTPIIISSAFEEKDKAAQWGIRDFLVKPYLPGILSAVIKRLLEEK encoded by the coding sequence GTGACTAGCTGGCGGCAACTGGTTAACGGGAAGATAACTCGCCGCTTCAGCTCCAGAATGCTGCTATCCATGCTGTTCATCCTTGCGGGAGCGACCTTTGTGCTATGGAGCACGATTCATATCCTGCAGAAGTACTCCGAGGAGACGGCTGCGATCTACGCCAAGGGAGAGCTCGTGAAGGAGCTCGGTCAATACTCCAGCGAGATTGTAATGCGCTCTAGAGGTTACTTCCTCTTCCTGAATGAATATGAGTTATCGGAGCTAACCAAGCTTCAAGAGCAGTTGGAGGTTACGATCTCATCCATACAGCAGATGCAACTGAGCGACCGGGAAACGCAGATGATTCAGGACATCAGGCAATTCTTCCAGGTTCAGTTCCAAGCCTTGCTGCCAGAGGCGATTGAGCTTGCCAAGCAAGGCGATTACGAGGAGCTGCGTCGCCTTATTCCTTCGGGCGAGTCCAATCCGGTCAACCAGATGATAGCCTACGCTCAGGAGTTTGAGCATACAGTCAGTCAAGGGGCAGGGCAAGCTGGCACGAAGCTGCTGAGCGACTTAACCAAGCAAGGCGGCCTATTTATTTTATACATCCTGCTCGTGTTGCTTGTGTCGCTGCTGTCTGTCAGACGTGTCGCTGTTGATGTTGGCCGACCGCTCAGCCAACTGGCGCAACAGGTGGGGCAGTTTGGCCGGGGCGGTCGAATCGAGTTGGAGGGGCTGGACAGCCGAGAGGATGAGCTCGGTAAGTTGGCGCGCTCCTTCCAGCAAATGTTGAGCCAGATTCAATCCAAGGAAGAAGAGCTGCTTGCACAGAATGAAGAGCTTCAAGCCCAGCAGGATGAACTGCAGGCGCAGCAGGAGGAATTGCAAGAAGCCATTCAGACCCTGGAAGAAAATGAAGAGATCCTCAAAAACCGCAATCAGTTTATTCAGACCTTGGCCAACACACTGGACAAGGGTGAACTGCTGTACAGCATTATTCATAATGTGGTTCGTTACAGCAACTTCGACAAAGGGGTGCTGGTGATGCTCAGCGGTTCGCGCGATTATGCCTCAAGCGGCATATCAGCCGAATCAGCGGCTGCGTTCGTAGCCTCGCTTGATGACAGCCCTGCTGCCAGGTGCATTGAAACGTTGGAGCCGTACCTGCTTGTGCGAGAGGCTTCAGACGGGGAGCGGGGCTATCATCCTGCGGGTATGCAATCGAGTGATCTGTTCATTCCGATTGAGAACAGCAGACGAGAGGTGGTCGCATTGCTGGTTGTAACACGCATCGGCGGAGCCATCACAAGGCATGACGAGAATGAACTGTTGCATAGCTGCCGTCAAGTCGCGTTGGCCTTGGCCAAGCTGGAGATGTACGAGGAGACGGAGCAACAGCGACAACTGACACGAGATATGATTAATACGATTCAAGAGGGCATTCAGTTTATTAATCTGGAAGGCGAGACGATCGAAATCAATGATAAGATGGGTGAATTTTTCGATTTCTTCCAAGCCGATGTATTTAAGCGCGGACTAACACTGCAAGTGCTTACGGAGCAACTGCAGAAGCGGGTTGTCGAACCTGCTCCGCTAGTCGCCTTTATCCAACAGGTTGTAAGTGGCGTGCAACGCGGCTCCCAGAGCATCCAATATGAGCTGAACCATCCTCAGCCAAGACATATGCTCTTGTACTCTGAACCATTGTATCGGGATGATGAGCGATTTGGCCTGCTGCTGGTCCATCGGGACATGACACGAGAGCATGAGGTGGATCGCATGAAATCGGAGTTCGTCAGCACGGTGAGCCATGAGCTGCGCACCCCGCTCGCCAGTGTTCTCGGCTTTGCTGAGCTGCTATTGCATAGGGAACTGAAGCCCGAGCGACAGCGGAAATATATTCACACCATTCATCAGGAGGCTCGAAGGCTGACAACCTTAATCAATGATTTCCTCGACCTGCAGCGGATGGAGTCGGGCAAGCAAAGCTATGTCACCGAGACTGTCGATATGAAGTCGCTCATTGAGGAAGCACTGGAGGCGCAGCGGGTCAACACCTCCCAGCATGAGCTCGTCGCTGAGTGGGGAGAGCTGCCTTATACCGTGGTTGGGGATCGTGACAAGCTGCGTCAGGTGCTGACCAACTTGCTGAGCAATGCGGTGAAGTATTCTCCGCAAGGAGGCGAAATCCACGTGAAGTGCAGACGGGATGGAGAGCGGCTGCTCATTAGTGTTCAAGACCAAGGGCTAGGCATTCCTAGGGAGGCTCTACCCAAGCTGTTCAATAAGTTTTACCGTGTGGATAACTCTGACCGCAGAGAGATCGGCGGCACAGGGCTGGGACTTGCGATTGTCAAGGAGATTCTTCACCAGCATAATGGAGATATAGCGGTCGAATCCTGCCAAGGTGTGGGGAGTACGTTCACGATCGATATACCGCTGTACGAGCCATCGGTTTCTGATCTAGACCATGATGGAGTCGCTCCTCATTCGGCTCCGGTCGTCATGCTGGTAGAGAACGATCATAATCTATCCCGGATGCTTCGCGATGAGCTGCTTGGTTCAGGCTTCAGAGTAGAGCTGTATACCGAAGGACGCAAAGCGCTGGAACGGCTGCAAGAGCAGAAGCCTGATCTGATTGTGCTCGATCTGTTGCTGGAGGAGGGCATTGACGGGTGGGACGTGATCGAGCATATGAAGAAGTCTGCCGAGCTGACTAATACACCCATTATTATCTCCAGCGCATTCGAGGAGAAGGACAAGGCAGCTCAGTGGGGAATTCGCGACTTCCTGGTGAAGCCGTATCTGCCGGGCATCCTGTCTGCTGTTATCAAGCGGCTGCTTGAGGAAAAATAA